TTAGTGCTCACACATACCAGAGCTCTGAGAAAAGGGGCACAGCACAGAACGCACTCAGTTATAAAGGGCAGTGGCAGGAAGAGAGAATTAGCAATTCGGATCCACCGTACATTGTTATTATGTCATTTAGTGTCCTCTGGTAACATACTGCTAACTGGGTTTTTTTAATCCCTGTCTTCTCGTCTAGCTAACGCACGGAGTTATGAATAAAGAGTTGAAAGCTTGCACCAACCCCGAGGACCTCGAGTGTAACGAGAATGTGAAGCACAAGGCCAAGGAGTACATCAAGAAGTACATGCAGAGGTTTGGTTCCGTGTACAGGCCCAAGGAGGACACCGAGGTGTTCTAGTCCACACAGACGAAGCACAGATCTGCCTTTTCCACTCACTCCTCCGTGTACGTACTGGTCAGTTTGAATCTGTGAGCTACTTTCTTAGCACATATTTATGATTTAGTATTGCACTGGTGCCCAAGGAGCTCTCCAGTTCCCTCCGTGGCGGAGCTTCGCTATAGAAAGTGTCAGAAACTCAAGTTTCACTGAACGACCTTACACGTGAAGACCTCGAGAGGTGCTACAGACTGTTTATGCTTATttttaagatttatttttttgtggaTTTGTGGATCTTATATGTTCCTGAGATGATAACCTCATTTCCACCTTTTAAACTTCTCCTGAATTAGGAAGACTCAACGGAATCTGCGTTTGATGTCATGTttatcagggttttttttgttgtttcactGTTTAAAAATGGATCCAAGACGGAAGAGTCCAGTCGCCTCGGCCTGTAGAATTcccttttccttccctctcttgtGTACGCCTCATTTTCCCATAAACGACTTTGTATCTGGTGCTGCTTTTAACTGGGCTGTGGAGGTTCCAGACTTCCGCTCCACAATCCCCGCCTTCTTAACCACCATTtcggagcctctgttgttttACGAATGCATGTTGTTGGCTGACGTCAGCGTGGCATCCTCATGGAATTTCCTCATTTTTCTCCCACACCAGGAGGAGCTTTTATTCACACATGTTCATCGAGCAACGGCACGGTGGCGATGGCGTTACTGATTCTGCGTTTTTACTAATGTATCATAATGGGAGCAGGGTTTGAATGATGTGTTTGATGTGCTGTGAACTCCATTATTTCTCCTCCGACCTTTCCCACAttcattttttcccagtttcctcTTGTTACAGGAGACGTACCCATGAAGGTTATAGAATTGCCGTTTTAACCATTTCTAAGCATCCCGTGCATTACGTTCCCTCATTAATAAGTCCTAGAGTGATGTTAGAGATGCTTGAGCTTGCCTTGCCACACCGGCTATTAATAATTTCCACAATTTTTACATTGTCGAGATAGTTTGTTGAAACTTATTAAATTGCATTTAACGAGTTGCGACATGTACATTGCTTTATATGTGAATATATTGAATAATAGTTTTGGGAATGTTTAAAATAAGCAGACACTTTGTAAAAGGACACAGTTGAAAGTGTAAATAATCTGTATAAATGTGGCCGACCTGCAGGAGAGTCGGGTCAGGGAAAACAGGGAGCGCTCCCACcctctccagctcagctctCCTGACGCTGTTCCCACGTTACGCTCTCAAATTAAGGACCCCTGCTGTACTCGCAGCTCacttcttttatttctgtgagggagggggggaggtcatgcatttctgtttattatttttttatgtacaAAAGTTTCACCCTTCTGTAAGTATTGTGTTACATTGTctgtaaaacattttaaaagataataaactctttttttttctttttttttgtaaaattatGGGTTTCCCTCCTGTGTGGCTGAATTGACACTTGCAAGGCAGAGATGGACACTTCCCGGTTCCTCggtgacccccaccccccttcccccaccgcTCGCCTCCCAGCGTGCACATTCCGTAGCTCCGTGCCTGAGCGCTCCAGACCACAGTTAAGCAGTGCCGTCTGGAGAATGTGACGGCATGTATCGCTGGCCATGCGAGACGCCTGCTCCCACTTAGAACTGAATTCAAAGAGATCATTAACAGATTTGAGTTCAGAGTAGagagcagctgggggggggggggggactttacTCCAGAATATTCTCATAATTTGTTGTTTCACACTAAAATTATTAAATAACTCTTAACTTCACCTCTCCAGGATTTAGGTCagaagtgttgtttttgttttttttatattattatcCCTTAATAAGTCGTATTATATTCCAAATGTTGGCACTGTGAAATCTATCAAGTTACCTTTATATATTTGGATACAGCCAATAGCCGGCAGCTTATGGCAGACGGAACATGCATATCTCTGTGAAGAGGCCTGATCTTGTATTAAAAATATGAGTTctaacttgtttgtttttgcaatttgtattttgatttatttttttttactgtccttTTAGTCTACtataaaaatattcaaattaatttttaaTCACATGTAACTTTTTTGTTGATCAGGACCAATTTTtcgcatcaccccccccccccccaaaaaaaatcccacacaTCTGCAGGTTaggtttaaaatgttaaaagcactgaaatgaaaaagctcaaatgttttttattattaaatgaatttttaaaaaatgtattaaaaaaacatattttggcTTCAATTCACAGAAATGTACACAAAACCACAGATAACCAgagttttgtttctttaaaaaaaaaacaccatcagTCCATCTGACGCCGTCCCCGATGTCCGAGCAGATGTTTAGATTTCAGCCAGAGACTTAAAACAGCGATGGCATGAATCCAGCTCCCGATGGCGAGCGGTGCACAAGAGCCTTGTTGACATTTGCAATTCCAAATAAACTGAGCTGCGTTTGTTAGAGTTCTTCATCCTTCACTGCTCAATCATCTTTTGCCGATGCGACTCATTTCATATATTTACATTCATACACGAGTATAAGAaagagcttaaaaaaaaaaaaaagaagtaaaaaaacCACTCCAAAATGCTTGATTTTTGTCCCTTCTGGTCAGACCTGAAACATCACCGGAGCATTAAAGGACCTCAGCGTAAATAAATACCAAGGCTACTTAACGATgctgaagaaggaaaaaaaaagccaggGAATAGAAATCATcagaaaaatgtatttcctCCGACCCCAGTCTGGGGGACCAACGTGAATTCCTTGGTTGGGTTGTAAATTTTTCATCCGGACTCGAGGAACGCGCGAGTACGTGTAAATCAGCGTTGTTGAGATAAAGATCAGACTGCGAGGGGGGGGGATGATTATCCCGAGCTGGGGAGAGCAGAATCCATCCGTGTGTTTACACCAGCGCGGCGGCTGATGGTCGCAGCGTATAAACGTGATTACAGGCGTAAACACGGGGTTAATAATAACGACACTTGGACGTCAGGATGTAAACGCGTTATTCTGTTTCCGTGGGCCTAATATTCAGTCACCGTCGACGAGTGTTCGTGGAAACGGCTGTTATCGGGACCGGCCGGGTTCCCGTGGCGCCTGatgaaagcaaagcaaaggaaaggaaaaggtaACAGAAATATTTGCTCCCTCGCTTCAAAGTGAGGCGCTTGGCAGCCTCCACAGTGGCAGGTGTTGGTGTCCGAGTGCCTCCCTCGTCGTTGCAGACTGGAGTCTTTTAGTGTCACGTGCGTCTGGGGGGAGCGCTCACACCAGGGAAACGCCCTGCCCGGGACGGTTCAGGGCTGCCACCACGTCGGGCCTCTCCACGCGAGCCAGCACGGAGCACAGCGATCCCAGGGTGGAGCCCTCCTTCTGCGCCCAGTTAGAGAGGAGAGTGCGGGCGGGGGCCTCGCCGTGCCCAAACAGATCCAGCTGTTCGGGCTCGTAGCCCAGTGCTGCGCCCACCTGCCTCCATCCCCGGCCTgctccttcctgcaggaggtgttccacctcttcctgcCGGTGGGGGGGGAGGTTGATGTACAGCCGGTTGTCCTGCTTGCTGTCCCTGTTAGTGCCtgcgggagggggggtaaaGACTTGAAGCTAAACTGCCAGTATGACAAACAGGGTGGCAAAATTCTGATGTCAATTTAGCTCCGGGCTGTTTTAAACGCTTAAAAAGCTAATTCCCATTGTCGTCTTCAGGTCAGTCACTGTAATTCTCTTCAGGTCTTAAAATGGTTTTACTCAGCCTTCTGTCATGGGATTATAGAAACTCAGCGTGTCATGCtgcattaataaaaacaaacacgggCAAGCTAACGAGGGATAATTGTGATTTacgttggaggagaactttgtgttttctctccaaaaatgaaaacataattACACAGAGCCATAAACGTCTCCAATACGACTCCTTCTGAGGCTTCGCCCAAATCGGATGGAGGTCGGGTTTCAAGGAGCTTGTGCTGAACCCACCTTTGCTCGTCTGGTTGTCATGCAGACTGTGAGAGTCTACAAAAACCCCGCTGTCACTCTGGAGCTTCTCGCCCTCGGGGGAGGCGCTCAGTTCGGCAGCGCGGGCCTTGGAGAGAGCCCTCTTCTGTTTACAGGACCTccagctgagaggacagaggaaaagaggtCTCAGGTACGCTTCCGTCAGCAGGACTACTTTACAAAATAcccattttatcattttatgcTACATGTGGAGGACCTTGGAGACAGCCAGAGTGAACTTACCACTTATAACCCACATAGATAAACAGACCCAGCACGACAGCAGCCAGAACAGACACGTAGGCCAGAATGTTGTTGCTTCCACTCTCGTCCTGTGGGGTGAATTTGGGTGTCCCCGGGGTGGGACTGGCCTCCACTTTGGTCACGTCCTCCAAGATCGGCCAGCGGGACGCATCGCTCGTCCCGTCGACGGGACGAGACAAAATGTCCAGCTGCTTGTCTGCAGACAAAAAGGGGGGAACAATTGGCGTCGGGGGCGGAATTTATGCATGTGCACAGCAGAAACGCATTTGGGCTGCAGTAAATTTCGCCCGGGAATAATTCCATGGAAGCCCGAGTGACGGTTGCAACGATACCCTAAGTCATCCCGGCCCCCCCGGGGTTTTGAAACCTTTCATTGCCTCTCTTTGCGAGCCTTGCTCTCCCTCCTGCAGTCGGTCTATTTCAGGATCAAACGGGACAAGGTAGCGCGCTGACCTCTGCGGGGTTGAAGGGTCGTGACACATGGGACTAGAGTGTGTCCAGATGACCTCACTCCAGGAGTGCAAAGGAAGCCGTTTGAGAGCCGGAGCCTTGGTCAGGGCAGGCGGCTCGCTCTGGTTCTAAAGCTCATCTCGGTCGTTAACCTGAAGACCTGCTAAACTCGTACCAATTATTACAGCGCTCGGGCCCACTCTGGTTTTTCGCTGCTCGTGTTTCCCAGCTTTGCCGCCAGTTGGGTTGAAATGTGGATGCAGGTGTTGACCACATGTTCTCCGTCCTCTTCCATTGAGTTTATTCTTTTATCTTTAACAATAACCTCCAGTTCCCACATTAGATCAATATTATGGTATGGCTGCACAAGTACGTCTTTAGCGTCAGTGTGAAAAAATAGAAATGCGTTTGAAGCACTGAGAACAGAAACATATGCATTCCTAATTAATCAAACCTACTCGGTTTTCATTTAATAGTGTCTGATTACAAATGTTCACAGTCCCCAGGAAGCGGCGCACGACCTAAAATGGACTCGAGTCCTAATTTTTTTTGCATATGTGCCTTTTTCATGTGGTTCCTGGCCAGCGAGACAAAGACAGAACACGAGCAGCTGTGTCGTCTTTACTCACCCATGCAGAGCGTGTCAGAGTTGGGGAGGCAGGCTCGGATTTCCACCTCGCTGTCGGAACACTTGGCGCAGACCTGGCACGGTTTGGTGGTCCTCAGCTCCTCGGAAAATGTTCCGGGGCCGCAGATCTGGCACAGAGTGTCTCCCTTCGGGCCGCACTCCCGGACGGCTCCCTCGCCGCGGGTGCACTTGGAGCAAGG
The DNA window shown above is from Takifugu flavidus isolate HTHZ2018 chromosome 10, ASM371156v2, whole genome shotgun sequence and carries:
- the nradd gene encoding tumor necrosis factor receptor superfamily member 16, coding for MRLFVICGLLLVKVAVGDACPSGQFSESGQCCSLCPAGSGVVAECGKADTKCAPCPQGTFSSSEGLGPCQPCAKCPLSVPMLASCTATENTQCECDSGYFFWGVHGVCAPCSKCTRGEGAVRECGPKGDTLCQICGPGTFSEELRTTKPCQVCAKCSDSEVEIRACLPNSDTLCMDKQLDILSRPVDGTSDASRWPILEDVTKVEASPTPGTPKFTPQDESGSNNILAYVSVLAAVVLGLFIYVGYKCWRSCKQKRALSKARAAELSASPEGEKLQSDSGVFVDSHSLHDNQTSKGTNRDSKQDNRLYINLPPHRQEEVEHLLQEGAGRGWRQVGAALGYEPEQLDLFGHGEAPARTLLSNWAQKEGSTLGSLCSVLARVERPDVVAALNRPGQGVSLV